Proteins co-encoded in one Grus americana isolate bGruAme1 chromosome 12, bGruAme1.mat, whole genome shotgun sequence genomic window:
- the LOC129211759 gene encoding uncharacterized protein LOC129211759 isoform X1, protein MEETDTSFYWEFQASPEVLLGKFENTSWCRHQNQNWKKMLPAEHQKPAANCTGVVDFKACLGNTVNFCPTNISCQCKNEKPFCRCDYTRVDWREFWYMDPKCSHLWNTLDLILVTVLPAIALVIIVVAIFYCVYYCKSEKARNWTNPPYCEAQHNPAFTVETAGNLGHVYQQSPKDGWVGRIPKAVLRRQDFDDGPAPSQLENYSGMATDKDPVNGPMHPQPLRRPDPTTDYFSNQRPQYEKSGYPSNNLPYADYAEGRQYRRY, encoded by the exons ATGGAGGAAACAGATACCAGCTTTTACTGGG AATTTCAAGCCAGTCCTGAGGTGTTGCTGGGCAAATTTGAAAACACCTCGTGGTGCAGACATCAAAACcagaattggaagaaaatgctGCCAGCAGAGCATCAGAAACCTGCAG CCAACTGCACTGGAGTTGTGGACTTTAAGGCCTGCCTGGGTAATACAGTCAACTTCTGTCCTACCAATATTTCTTGtcaatgtaaaaatgaaaaacctttTTGCAG atgtGATTACACCAGAGTGGACTGGAGGGAGTTTTGGTACATGGATCCTAAATGTAGCCACCTTTGGAACACTTTAGACTTGATTTTAGTAACTGTTCTTCCTGCAATAGCACTGGTTATCATAGTTGTTGCAATATTTTACTGTGTCTACTactgtaaaagtgaaaaagctAG GAACTGGACAAATCCTCCATACTGTGAAGCACAGCATAACCCTGCGTTTACTGTTGAAACAGCTGGTAACTTGGGGCATGTTTATCAGCAATCACCAAAG GACGGCTGGGTTGGACGAATTCCAAAAGCTGTACTGAGAAGACAAGATTTTGATGATGGCCCAGCCCCAAGTCAATTAGAGAATTACAG TGGCATGGCAACTGATAAAGATCCCGTAAATGG TCCTATGCATCCTCAGCCATTAAGGAGACCGGATCCAACAACAGACTATTTTTCTAACCAGCGACCTCAATATGAGAAATCAGGCTATCCAAGCAATAATTTGCCTTATGCAGATTATGCAGAGGGGAGACAGTATCGG AGATACTAA
- the LOC129211759 gene encoding uncharacterized protein LOC129211759 isoform X2: MSILKVLLFLLFVASNSLSEQEALEPNCTGVVDFKACLGNTVNFCPTNISCQCKNEKPFCRCDYTRVDWREFWYMDPKCSHLWNTLDLILVTVLPAIALVIIVVAIFYCVYYCKSEKARNWTNPPYCEAQHNPAFTVETAGNLGHVYQQSPKDGWVGRIPKAVLRRQDFDDGPAPSQLENYSGMATDKDPVNGPMHPQPLRRPDPTTDYFSNQRPQYEKSGYPSNNLPYADYAEGRQYRRY; encoded by the exons ATGTCCATCCTTAAagtcttgcttttccttctgttcgTGGCCAGCAACTCGCTGAGTGAACAAGAAGCTTTAGAAC CCAACTGCACTGGAGTTGTGGACTTTAAGGCCTGCCTGGGTAATACAGTCAACTTCTGTCCTACCAATATTTCTTGtcaatgtaaaaatgaaaaacctttTTGCAG atgtGATTACACCAGAGTGGACTGGAGGGAGTTTTGGTACATGGATCCTAAATGTAGCCACCTTTGGAACACTTTAGACTTGATTTTAGTAACTGTTCTTCCTGCAATAGCACTGGTTATCATAGTTGTTGCAATATTTTACTGTGTCTACTactgtaaaagtgaaaaagctAG GAACTGGACAAATCCTCCATACTGTGAAGCACAGCATAACCCTGCGTTTACTGTTGAAACAGCTGGTAACTTGGGGCATGTTTATCAGCAATCACCAAAG GACGGCTGGGTTGGACGAATTCCAAAAGCTGTACTGAGAAGACAAGATTTTGATGATGGCCCAGCCCCAAGTCAATTAGAGAATTACAG TGGCATGGCAACTGATAAAGATCCCGTAAATGG TCCTATGCATCCTCAGCCATTAAGGAGACCGGATCCAACAACAGACTATTTTTCTAACCAGCGACCTCAATATGAGAAATCAGGCTATCCAAGCAATAATTTGCCTTATGCAGATTATGCAGAGGGGAGACAGTATCGG AGATACTAA